One part of the Vitis riparia cultivar Riparia Gloire de Montpellier isolate 1030 chromosome 15, EGFV_Vit.rip_1.0, whole genome shotgun sequence genome encodes these proteins:
- the LOC117931695 gene encoding protein LHY-like isoform X3 — protein MDVPYPTTYPICMEWIVSFYENSLGIDGFSDLSALNSTVCFPDLLRQHNEKVSSLLGNLQNVARALFKKTILSMLITYHLLLPRSGYKLEKEALVKGVPIGQAIDIEIPPPRPKRKPSNPYPRKTGVAAPTLQAGTKDGKLLASVSSSHPGKQILDLEKEPLPERPSGDEKPGNENENQDEDNCSEVFTLFQEAPCTSMSSANKNSIPTPVPLRNSRTFREFVPLMKEGSNQDETNESYITVEPKGNQKLDKPDSRQKAQDSGMSKASNLENSHPSHEKLVQAEKTDEPSQSENFGSQPKNEMQAAQNFPRHVPVHVLDGSLGTCTQAPSSEMTYGESLVHQMGIHGHPNLFQNPAASATTEHQNNGSRSSIHQSFPTFHTPFGPIRSNQDDYRSFLQISSTFSSLIVSTLLQNPAAHAAASFAATFWPCSNMEASADSPSGTIGGFPARQINAAPSMAAIAAATVAAATAWWAAHGVLPLCAPLHTGFTCAPASVTSVPPTNTGQAPAANTERRENTPQDQQLDLECSEALQAQHSASKSPAMSSSDSEESGGAKPNTESTAPDKEKNTTAVTELNDSTKMKSRKLVDRSSCGSNTPSSSEVETDALEKHENGEEECKDADVNQAAGEANNRRCRSTSILNESWKEVSEEGRLAFRALFSREVLPQSFSPPHDLKNKGLQNKDFKENKQGGDEKHENALQLDLNSKAWGPCSSHQDVEKNGLMENDNREEGLLTIGLGYGKIKGRRTGFKPYKRCSVEAIDSRVTNCCSQGEEKGPKRIRLEGDAST, from the exons ATGGATGTACCTTATCCAACAACATATCCAATTTGTATGGAATGGATAGTGAGTTTTTACGAAAATTCTTTGGGCATTGATGGATTTTCTGATCTATCAGCTCTGAATTCTACAGTGTGTTTCCCAGATTTGCTCAGACAACATAATGAAAAAGTATCCAGCTTACTTGGGAATCTCCAAAATGTTGCAAGGGCTTTATTCAAGAAAACCATTTTGTCAATGCTGATCACCTACCATCTTCTTCTGCCTCGATCAGGTTACAAG TTGGAAAAGGAGGCTCTTGTTAAGGGAGTGCCAATAGGTCAAGCTATAGACATAGAAATTCCTCCTCCACGGCCTAAAAGGAAACCAAGCAATCCTTATCCTCGAAAAACTGGTGTGGCTGCTCCTACTTTGCAAGCTGGAACGAAGGATGGGAAATTATTAGCATCAGTTTCTTCTTCGCATCCTGGTAAACAAATACTGGACTTGGAGAAAGAGCCGCTTCCAGAG AGACCCAGTGGAGATGAAAAGCCAGGcaatgaaaatgaaaaccaGGATGAGGACAACTGCTCAGAAGTTTTTACCCTTTTCCAGGAGGCTCCTTGTACATCTATGTCTTCAGCAAACAAAAACTCTATACCAACACCAGTGCCACTCAGAAATTCACGCACTTTTCGGGAGTTTGTGCCATTAATGAAAGAGGGAAGTAACCAGGATGAAACAAATGAATCTTACATCACTGTTGAGCCCAAAGGAAATCAGAAGTTGGATAAACCTGATTCCAGGCAAAAAGCACAGGATAGTGGCATGAGTAAAGCCTCAAACTTGGAGAATTCTCACCCTTCACATGAGAAATTGGTTCAAGCTGAGAAAACTGATGAACCAAGCCAGTCTGAAAATTTTGGTTCACAGCCGAAAAATGAGATGCAAGCAGCTCAGAACTTCCCAAGACATGTCCCTGTGCACGTTCTAGATGGTAGCCTAGGAACGTGTACTCAGGCACCTTCCTCGGAAATGACGTATGGAGAATCCTTAGTTCACCAAATGGGAATTCATGGACACCCAAACTTGTTCCAGAATCCTGCTGCATCTGCAACTACCGAACATCAAAATAACGGGTCAAGATCTTCCATTCATCAGTCATTTCCCACTTTCCATACTCCCTTTGGCCCAATCCGCAGCAACCAAGATGACTACCGATCATTTCTCCAAATTTCCTCTACTTTTTCGAGTCTTATTGTATCAACTCTGCTACAAAATCCAGCAGCCCATGCTGCAGCAAGCTTTGCTGCTACCTTTTGGCCCTGCTCAAATATGGAAGCATCTGCAGATTCTCCTTCAGGCACTATTGGAGGTTTCCCAGCAAGGCAAATAAACGCAGCTCCAAGTATGGCAGCAATTGCTGCAGCCACTGTAGCTGCTGCAACTGCATGGTGGGCAGCCCATGGAGTGCTTCCCTTGTGTGCTCCTCTTCACACTGGCTTTACCTGTGCTCCTGCATCTGTAACCTCAGTTCCACCAACAAATACAGGTCAAGCTCCAGCAGCCAACACAGAGAGAAGAGAAAACACTCCTCAAGATCAACAACTGGACCTAGAATGCTCTGAAGCTTTGCAAGCACAACATTCAGCATCTAAATCACCAGCCATGTCATCTTCAGACTCTGAGGAGAGTGGAGGTGCAAAGCCAAATACTGAGTCAACTGCTCCTGATAAAGAGAAAAACACTACAGCAGTAACTGAGCTCAATGATTCGACCAAGATGAAGAGTAGAAAACTGGTGGACCGTTCCTCGTGTGGTTCCAACACTCCTTCTAGCAGTGAAGTAGAGACAGATGCATTAGAGAAGCATGAGAATGGCGAGGAAGAGTGCAAAGATGCTGATGTAAATCAGGCAGCTGGTGAGGCTAACAATCGCCGTTGTAGAAGCACCAGCATCCTTAATGAATCCTGGAAGGAGGTCTCTGAAGAG GGTCGGCTGGCCTTCCGAGCACTCTTCAGCCGAGAAGTATTGCCACAGAGCTTTTCTCCTCCACATGATTTGAAGAATAAGGGGCTCCAGAATAAGGATTTCAAAGAGAATAAGCAGGGTGGAGACGAGAAACATGAAAATGCCTTGCAGTTAGACCTCAACAGCAAGGCATGGGGACCTTGTTCCAGTCACCAAGATGTGGAGAAAAATGGATTGATGGAAAATGACAACAGAGAAGAAGGGCTGCTCACAATAGGGCTTGGGTATGGAAAGATTAAAGGTCGTAGAACAGGATTTAAACCCTACAAAAGGTGTTCAGTAGAGGCCATTGATAGCAGGGTCACAAACTGCTGCAGCCAAGGTGAGGAAAAAGGCCCCAAGAGGATACGCCTGGAAGGGGACGCTTCAACCTGA
- the LOC117931695 gene encoding protein LHY-like isoform X5, translated as MLITYHLLLPRSGYKLEKEALVKGVPIGQAIDIEIPPPRPKRKPSNPYPRKTGVAAPTLQAGTKDGKLLASVSSSHPGKQILDLEKEPLPERPSGDEKPGNENENQDEDNCSEVFTLFQEAPCTSMSSANKNSIPTPVPLRNSRTFREFVPLMKEGSNQDETNESYITVEPKGNQKLDKPDSRQKAQDSGMSKASNLENSHPSHEKLVQAEKTDEPSQSENFGSQPKNEMQAAQNFPRHVPVHVLDGSLGTCTQAPSSEMTYGESLVHQMGIHGHPNLFQNPAASATTEHQNNGSRSSIHQSFPTFHTPFGPIRSNQDDYRSFLQISSTFSSLIVSTLLQNPAAHAAASFAATFWPCSNMEASADSPSGTIGGFPARQINAAPSMAAIAAATVAAATAWWAAHGVLPLCAPLHTGFTCAPASVTSVPPTNTGQAPAANTERRENTPQDQQLDLECSEALQAQHSASKSPAMSSSDSEESGGAKPNTESTAPDKEKNTTAVTELNDSTKMKSRKLVDRSSCGSNTPSSSEVETDALEKHENGEEECKDADVNQAAGEANNRRCRSTSILNESWKEVSEEGRLAFRALFSREVLPQSFSPPHDLKNKGLQNKDFKENKQGGDEKHENALQLDLNSKAWGPCSSHQDVEKNGLMENDNREEGLLTIGLGYGKIKGRRTGFKPYKRCSVEAIDSRVTNCCSQGEEKGPKRIRLEGDAST; from the exons ATGCTGATCACCTACCATCTTCTTCTGCCTCGATCAGGTTACAAG TTGGAAAAGGAGGCTCTTGTTAAGGGAGTGCCAATAGGTCAAGCTATAGACATAGAAATTCCTCCTCCACGGCCTAAAAGGAAACCAAGCAATCCTTATCCTCGAAAAACTGGTGTGGCTGCTCCTACTTTGCAAGCTGGAACGAAGGATGGGAAATTATTAGCATCAGTTTCTTCTTCGCATCCTGGTAAACAAATACTGGACTTGGAGAAAGAGCCGCTTCCAGAG AGACCCAGTGGAGATGAAAAGCCAGGcaatgaaaatgaaaaccaGGATGAGGACAACTGCTCAGAAGTTTTTACCCTTTTCCAGGAGGCTCCTTGTACATCTATGTCTTCAGCAAACAAAAACTCTATACCAACACCAGTGCCACTCAGAAATTCACGCACTTTTCGGGAGTTTGTGCCATTAATGAAAGAGGGAAGTAACCAGGATGAAACAAATGAATCTTACATCACTGTTGAGCCCAAAGGAAATCAGAAGTTGGATAAACCTGATTCCAGGCAAAAAGCACAGGATAGTGGCATGAGTAAAGCCTCAAACTTGGAGAATTCTCACCCTTCACATGAGAAATTGGTTCAAGCTGAGAAAACTGATGAACCAAGCCAGTCTGAAAATTTTGGTTCACAGCCGAAAAATGAGATGCAAGCAGCTCAGAACTTCCCAAGACATGTCCCTGTGCACGTTCTAGATGGTAGCCTAGGAACGTGTACTCAGGCACCTTCCTCGGAAATGACGTATGGAGAATCCTTAGTTCACCAAATGGGAATTCATGGACACCCAAACTTGTTCCAGAATCCTGCTGCATCTGCAACTACCGAACATCAAAATAACGGGTCAAGATCTTCCATTCATCAGTCATTTCCCACTTTCCATACTCCCTTTGGCCCAATCCGCAGCAACCAAGATGACTACCGATCATTTCTCCAAATTTCCTCTACTTTTTCGAGTCTTATTGTATCAACTCTGCTACAAAATCCAGCAGCCCATGCTGCAGCAAGCTTTGCTGCTACCTTTTGGCCCTGCTCAAATATGGAAGCATCTGCAGATTCTCCTTCAGGCACTATTGGAGGTTTCCCAGCAAGGCAAATAAACGCAGCTCCAAGTATGGCAGCAATTGCTGCAGCCACTGTAGCTGCTGCAACTGCATGGTGGGCAGCCCATGGAGTGCTTCCCTTGTGTGCTCCTCTTCACACTGGCTTTACCTGTGCTCCTGCATCTGTAACCTCAGTTCCACCAACAAATACAGGTCAAGCTCCAGCAGCCAACACAGAGAGAAGAGAAAACACTCCTCAAGATCAACAACTGGACCTAGAATGCTCTGAAGCTTTGCAAGCACAACATTCAGCATCTAAATCACCAGCCATGTCATCTTCAGACTCTGAGGAGAGTGGAGGTGCAAAGCCAAATACTGAGTCAACTGCTCCTGATAAAGAGAAAAACACTACAGCAGTAACTGAGCTCAATGATTCGACCAAGATGAAGAGTAGAAAACTGGTGGACCGTTCCTCGTGTGGTTCCAACACTCCTTCTAGCAGTGAAGTAGAGACAGATGCATTAGAGAAGCATGAGAATGGCGAGGAAGAGTGCAAAGATGCTGATGTAAATCAGGCAGCTGGTGAGGCTAACAATCGCCGTTGTAGAAGCACCAGCATCCTTAATGAATCCTGGAAGGAGGTCTCTGAAGAG GGTCGGCTGGCCTTCCGAGCACTCTTCAGCCGAGAAGTATTGCCACAGAGCTTTTCTCCTCCACATGATTTGAAGAATAAGGGGCTCCAGAATAAGGATTTCAAAGAGAATAAGCAGGGTGGAGACGAGAAACATGAAAATGCCTTGCAGTTAGACCTCAACAGCAAGGCATGGGGACCTTGTTCCAGTCACCAAGATGTGGAGAAAAATGGATTGATGGAAAATGACAACAGAGAAGAAGGGCTGCTCACAATAGGGCTTGGGTATGGAAAGATTAAAGGTCGTAGAACAGGATTTAAACCCTACAAAAGGTGTTCAGTAGAGGCCATTGATAGCAGGGTCACAAACTGCTGCAGCCAAGGTGAGGAAAAAGGCCCCAAGAGGATACGCCTGGAAGGGGACGCTTCAACCTGA